A window from Borrelia sp. P9F1 encodes these proteins:
- a CDS encoding L-cystine transporter has translation MDITVMYTLSNIAIMFGLIGLLYFFHKKYISFTKRIFVALGLGLVFGASMKYFYESKPLVIEESVKWINILGTGYIRFLKLIVIPLIIVSIISAIVKLTNTKDVWKMSLSVILVLVFTAGIASIIGIYTSLFFNLTAETLQSSENEITYGSNLNQGLDRLHHTPITQRLAELIPENIFEDMAGMRPSSTIGVVIFAALVGIAALRVSRKKPESIEFFKQIMATAQDLTSAMLVLILKLTPYAILAMITKISAISDTSSILKLGKFVLASYVAIGITILMHMVLIALNRLNPITFIQKAFPVLTFAFISRSSSATIPVNVEVQTEQLGVSEGIANISSSFGASIGQNGCAALHPAMLAIMIAPTQGINPTDPSFILQLIGIIIITSFGVAGVGGGATMASLMVLSSMNLPVELVGLLISIEPLIDMGRTSANVSDSMVAGIITAKNLNQLDISIYNNKNKIENKEFV, from the coding sequence ATGGATATAACGGTGATGTACACATTATCAAACATAGCGATTATGTTTGGGCTAATAGGACTATTGTATTTTTTTCATAAAAAATATATCTCATTTACAAAAAGAATTTTTGTGGCACTAGGTCTGGGGCTAGTCTTTGGTGCATCTATGAAGTATTTTTATGAATCAAAGCCTTTAGTAATAGAGGAAAGTGTTAAGTGGATTAATATTTTAGGTACGGGTTACATAAGATTTCTTAAATTAATCGTAATACCTCTCATAATTGTCTCAATAATATCCGCAATAGTAAAATTAACTAACACCAAAGATGTTTGGAAAATGAGTTTATCTGTAATATTGGTGCTTGTATTTACAGCAGGAATTGCATCAATAATCGGGATTTATACCTCTTTGTTCTTTAATTTAACAGCAGAGACACTTCAATCTAGTGAAAACGAAATTACGTATGGAAGTAATTTAAACCAAGGGCTTGATCGTCTACACCACACTCCAATTACACAAAGACTGGCTGAACTTATCCCTGAGAATATATTCGAAGATATGGCCGGTATGAGACCAAGTTCAACAATTGGAGTAGTAATATTTGCAGCTCTTGTAGGTATAGCTGCTCTTAGAGTCTCAAGAAAAAAACCAGAGTCAATTGAATTTTTCAAACAAATAATGGCAACAGCACAAGATTTAACTTCGGCAATGCTAGTTTTGATTTTAAAGTTAACGCCTTATGCCATATTAGCAATGATTACAAAAATATCGGCTATAAGCGACACTTCAAGCATACTAAAGCTCGGGAAATTCGTACTTGCTTCTTATGTCGCCATTGGCATCACAATTTTAATGCATATGGTCTTAATTGCCCTTAATAGACTAAATCCAATTACTTTCATTCAAAAAGCGTTTCCTGTACTAACATTCGCATTCATATCTCGTTCTAGCTCGGCAACAATCCCTGTTAATGTAGAGGTGCAAACTGAACAATTAGGGGTTAGCGAGGGTATTGCTAATATTTCCAGCTCGTTTGGTGCTTCGATAGGACAAAATGGATGTGCAGCTCTCCATCCTGCTATGTTGGCAATAATGATTGCCCCCACTCAAGGAATCAACCCGACAGATCCTTCATTTATACTCCAACTCATAGGAATAATAATAATAACCTCATTTGGAGTAGCTGGAGTTGGTGGGGGAGCAACGATGGCATCTTTAATGGTTCTCTCGTCAATGAACCTACCTGTGGAGCTAGTTGGGCTACTAATATCTATTGAACCCCTAATTGATATGGGAAGAACATCTGCTAATGTAAGCGATTCAATGGTTGCGGGGATAATTACTGCTAAAAACCTCAACCAGCTGGATATCAGTATTTATAACAATAAAAATAAGATAGAGAATAAGGAATTTGTTTAA
- a CDS encoding glucose-6-phosphate isomerase, with amino-acid sequence MPNYQNLNKLKNFQELSKIKPEVLSKNLTPDRIEKYDIKIDSNFVNYNYAAKQINEVHLEIFQNLSDEAELIEKYRETVNGSNVNISENRKVLHHLTRGLLYSEVTESGENMRKFFEGELKRIFEFARQVQNGTIESVKGRSFKNVVQVGIGGSSLGPKALYTAIKNYARQKNLHLMKAYFISNVDPDEAAEILSNIDLDETLFIVVSKSGNTLETASNMQFLIKKLKDSGIKEYQKQMIIITSKGSMLALEKGYLEYFFMHDSIGGRFSPTSAVGLALITLCFTEHVTKEILRGAHEVDMRALNKNIRENAPLLAALISIYEGNVLNYSNNCIIAYSKAMENFYLHLQQLEMESNGKSVNRFGEEINYKTVRIIWGGIGTDVQHSFFQMLHQGTEIVPMDLIGFSKSQLKQDVITEETSNSDKLKANLIAQIIAFSQGKEDKNKNKNFKGERPSSLIYSKELTPYVVGAILAHYENKVMFEGFLLNINSFDQEGVQLGKVVATQILKKGSIKNEIIKSYEKLLQ; translated from the coding sequence GTGCCTAATTATCAAAATCTTAATAAGCTTAAAAATTTTCAGGAGCTGTCAAAAATCAAACCCGAAGTATTAAGTAAAAATTTAACTCCAGATAGAATAGAGAAATATGATATCAAGATAGACAGTAATTTTGTGAATTATAATTACGCTGCAAAACAAATTAATGAGGTCCATCTAGAAATATTTCAAAACTTAAGCGATGAAGCAGAATTAATAGAAAAATATAGGGAAACAGTTAATGGAAGCAATGTTAATATCAGTGAAAACAGGAAAGTTTTACACCATTTAACAAGAGGCCTTTTGTATTCGGAAGTAACAGAAAGTGGTGAAAACATGAGAAAATTTTTCGAAGGAGAGCTTAAAAGAATTTTTGAATTTGCAAGGCAAGTCCAAAATGGAACAATTGAAAGCGTAAAAGGTAGGTCCTTTAAAAATGTAGTACAAGTTGGCATTGGTGGTTCAAGTCTTGGGCCAAAAGCATTGTACACCGCGATTAAAAATTATGCTAGGCAGAAAAATTTACATCTAATGAAGGCTTATTTTATTTCAAATGTTGATCCAGACGAAGCTGCTGAAATTTTAAGCAACATAGACCTTGATGAGACTCTGTTTATTGTGGTATCAAAAAGCGGAAATACGCTAGAGACAGCATCTAATATGCAATTTTTGATCAAAAAATTAAAAGATAGCGGGATTAAAGAATACCAGAAACAAATGATAATCATCACTTCAAAGGGAAGTATGCTAGCGCTTGAAAAGGGATATCTCGAATACTTCTTTATGCACGATTCAATTGGTGGAAGATTTTCACCAACTTCTGCTGTTGGGCTTGCACTTATCACCCTTTGCTTTACAGAACATGTTACAAAAGAAATACTGAGAGGAGCTCATGAAGTTGACATGAGGGCATTAAACAAAAATATAAGAGAGAATGCCCCTCTTCTGGCGGCCCTAATTAGTATATACGAAGGCAACGTATTAAATTATAGCAATAACTGCATTATTGCATATTCAAAAGCAATGGAAAATTTTTATCTTCACCTACAACAACTTGAGATGGAAAGCAATGGAAAGAGTGTGAACCGGTTTGGAGAGGAAATAAATTACAAAACGGTCAGAATAATCTGGGGAGGAATTGGAACAGATGTACAACATTCATTTTTTCAAATGCTCCACCAAGGAACAGAGATAGTACCGATGGATTTAATTGGATTTAGCAAATCTCAATTGAAACAAGATGTAATAACAGAGGAGACATCAAACAGCGATAAGTTAAAGGCAAATTTAATAGCCCAAATTATTGCATTCTCTCAAGGTAAAGAAGACAAGAATAAAAATAAAAACTTTAAGGGTGAGAGACCTTCATCATTAATATATTCAAAAGAACTTACACCCTATGTGGTAGGCGCAATACTAGCTCACTATGAAAACAAAGTAATGTTTGAAGGATTTTTGCTTAACATAAATTCATTTGACCAAGAGGGGGTTCAGCTTGGAAAAGTAGTTGCAACTCAAATACTAAAGAAAGGGAGCATCAAAAACGAAATAATAAAATCTTATGAAAAATTACTGCAGTGA
- a CDS encoding ParB N-terminal domain-containing protein yields MLMDLEQIKIKVRIRQGTGGDTTALKESIKKHGLLYPIIIDKNKNLVAGFRRYQVLKELGYKEVEVKVIPTEDKKVLLEIELDENNTRRSLTRSETNAGEEQLRVYLEKNIIIKFLKFIILKLKRFFKRVKTR; encoded by the coding sequence ATGTTAATGGATTTAGAACAAATAAAGATAAAAGTTAGGATCCGACAAGGAACTGGAGGAGATACAACAGCTCTTAAAGAAAGCATAAAAAAGCATGGTTTGCTTTATCCAATAATCATAGATAAGAACAAAAATTTAGTAGCAGGATTTAGGAGATATCAAGTTTTAAAAGAACTCGGTTATAAGGAGGTTGAGGTTAAGGTAATACCCACAGAAGATAAAAAAGTTCTGCTTGAAATTGAACTCGATGAAAATAATACTAGAAGATCATTGACAAGAAGTGAGACAAATGCCGGGGAAGAGCAACTGAGAGTCTACTTGGAAAAGAATATAATAATAAAATTTTTAAAATTTATTATTTTAAAACTAAAAAGATTCTTTAAAAGAGTAAAAACACGCTAA
- a CDS encoding penicillin-binding protein 1A, which translates to MKGLNLNNKGNILLYLTYFVTSFCIVLLSVAIVGTVNIQKDKNFGESNPAIPSKLFDANGRIITQFISDENRELLSLKEMPDNLIKTLLIREDTDFYSHRGFSLIGMLRAAFNIVLGRYFSGGSTLTQQLAKLLYTNQAKRSVLRKLNEIWWAIQLEKKLSKYEILERYLNKVYFGNGNYGVVAAASFFFNKSVRDINTAEAVLMLIQLPNAKLYSPFYNPEFSKKIQRAVLNQVVANGIISPETAEREFSEYWENYDWTRMADTSAVSYKEDNAPYFSEYIRQRVVRHLPAGANVYKDGYSIFTTLDLDAQKCADRVTRDMIFKARKMYNSTKLSETIIINSEIVPVLDTISDLFGIASTRVNGKQYRKLRTKKFYEDNIDLIASFAAVLGADLVDKATKEYTMRNRVNPNSVVQPEGAFIAIDTTTGAIKAMVGGSGYNKGSEFNRATQAKIQPGSAFKSLYFSAAIDLKKITPATMFSDSPVAFFNETGDVYAPENYGGKWRGSVLTRKVLALSLNIPSLRILDTLGFEDAINYSAKLLGIKDQTEINKTFPKVYPLALGVISTSPIQMTRAFAILGNNGREVEPYGIKHIEDRNGKIVANVESDILTKIKNKGANAQIVSPQAAYIMTDMMKSTIQYGTLANQRYTNLKDFSSDIAGKSGTTQNWADGWAIGYSPYITAALWVGFDKKGYSLGTAGTGTGLAGPSWGKFMSEYHKNLPKKVFIRPAGIINVAVQAETGLLPEGVPNEKIINEIFIEGTQPFKKSKYYENQSDFLNKMEFNVYGIDNIDNNDDINIETHEFEYINYDFDKINETENKNQSNLNKDNNNLEGIHDNEINSQETQDTMKNDSADLDELEEKHDSNFKENDIKRDDSIPFEDVSKDVNGENIQLD; encoded by the coding sequence AACCTAATAAAAACTCTATTGATACGTGAAGACACAGATTTTTATTCTCACAGAGGTTTTTCCTTGATAGGAATGCTACGAGCTGCATTCAATATTGTGCTTGGTAGATATTTCTCAGGAGGGAGCACCTTAACACAACAGCTAGCAAAACTCCTCTACACTAACCAAGCAAAGAGATCTGTTTTAAGAAAACTAAATGAAATTTGGTGGGCTATACAACTTGAGAAAAAACTATCAAAATACGAAATACTTGAGAGGTATTTAAATAAAGTCTATTTTGGAAACGGAAATTACGGAGTAGTAGCAGCGGCTTCTTTCTTCTTTAACAAGAGTGTTAGAGATATTAACACCGCGGAAGCTGTTTTAATGCTCATACAATTACCAAATGCAAAACTTTATTCTCCATTCTACAATCCGGAATTCTCTAAAAAAATACAGAGGGCAGTATTAAATCAAGTTGTAGCTAATGGAATAATTAGTCCTGAGACGGCTGAAAGAGAGTTTAGTGAATATTGGGAAAATTACGATTGGACTCGTATGGCAGATACGTCTGCTGTCTCGTACAAGGAAGACAATGCCCCTTATTTTTCGGAATACATAAGGCAAAGGGTCGTTAGGCATCTTCCAGCTGGGGCAAACGTATATAAAGATGGGTACTCCATTTTTACAACGCTTGATCTTGATGCACAAAAGTGTGCAGATAGGGTTACCCGCGATATGATTTTTAAGGCTCGAAAAATGTACAACTCTACCAAATTGTCTGAAACGATAATAATTAATTCAGAAATAGTCCCCGTACTTGACACAATATCTGATTTGTTTGGTATAGCAAGTACTAGAGTGAATGGTAAGCAATACAGAAAGCTCAGAACAAAAAAATTCTATGAAGACAATATTGATTTAATTGCAAGTTTTGCAGCAGTCTTGGGTGCTGATTTAGTAGACAAAGCAACAAAAGAATACACAATGAGAAACAGAGTAAACCCAAACTCTGTAGTGCAACCAGAGGGTGCATTCATAGCTATAGACACAACAACAGGAGCTATAAAGGCAATGGTTGGGGGAAGCGGATACAACAAGGGAAGCGAATTTAATAGAGCGACCCAAGCAAAAATACAACCCGGCAGTGCATTTAAATCCTTATACTTTTCAGCTGCCATTGATCTTAAAAAGATTACACCCGCTACTATGTTCTCAGATTCTCCCGTAGCCTTTTTTAATGAAACAGGGGATGTTTATGCTCCTGAAAATTATGGAGGAAAATGGAGAGGAAGTGTATTAACGCGTAAAGTTTTGGCTCTATCTTTGAACATCCCATCTCTTAGGATATTAGATACATTAGGATTTGAAGATGCGATCAATTACTCTGCTAAATTACTTGGGATAAAAGATCAAACTGAGATTAACAAAACATTTCCCAAAGTTTATCCTCTTGCGCTTGGTGTTATCTCAACATCTCCAATACAAATGACAAGAGCATTCGCAATTTTGGGCAACAATGGCAGGGAAGTGGAACCATACGGAATAAAACACATTGAAGACAGGAATGGCAAAATAGTGGCAAATGTAGAATCTGATATCTTAACCAAGATAAAAAACAAGGGAGCTAATGCACAAATAGTGTCTCCTCAAGCCGCATATATTATGACAGACATGATGAAGTCAACAATTCAATATGGAACTTTAGCAAACCAAAGATACACAAACCTTAAGGATTTCAGTTCTGATATTGCAGGAAAATCGGGAACCACACAAAACTGGGCGGACGGATGGGCAATAGGTTACTCTCCTTACATAACAGCGGCCCTTTGGGTTGGTTTTGACAAAAAGGGATATTCACTAGGTACAGCCGGTACCGGAACAGGTCTTGCTGGTCCTAGCTGGGGTAAATTTATGTCGGAGTATCATAAGAATTTGCCCAAAAAAGTTTTCATAAGACCCGCAGGAATAATCAACGTCGCTGTACAAGCGGAAACTGGATTGTTGCCAGAAGGAGTACCAAACGAAAAAATAATAAATGAAATATTCATAGAGGGCACTCAGCCATTTAAGAAGTCAAAATATTACGAAAACCAATCTGATTTTTTAAACAAGATGGAATTTAATGTGTATGGGATCGATAATATTGACAACAATGATGACATAAATATTGAAACACATGAATTTGAATATATAAACTACGATTTTGATAAGATTAATGAAACAGAAAATAAAAATCAAAGCAACTTAAATAAAGACAATAATAATTTGGAAGGCATACATGATAACGAAATAAACTCTCAAGAAACACAGGATACGATGAAAAATGATAGTGCTGATTTAGATGAACTAGAAGAAAAACATGACTCAAATTTTAAAGAAAACGATATAAAAAGAGATGATTCTATTCCTTTCGAAGACGTAAGCAAAGATGTCAATGGGGAAAATATTCAATTGGATTAG